The sequence below is a genomic window from Anopheles cruzii chromosome 3, idAnoCruzAS_RS32_06, whole genome shotgun sequence.
GATACTGGTGGGAATGGTGGATACGGTGGAATTTCTTTGGTTGCAACATTGCTTGGTATCTCAccctttccttttttcaaacGTGATACACGTTGCTTTGATCTTAACATCAAAGCCGCCtgcattttgatttttttattcttgtttcgttttccgagagagaaaaaagattACGGCGTCCGCTGCTCGTGCGGTCGCGACTTTCGCTTAGCGCGATTAAACAACTTTAGCTTTGCTTTAATCGATCTGGTCGAGCTAGCTCTCGATCGTCGAATGTGTTGCTCGTTTTATTCTCTGTGCTTTCTTCTCGTTAGGTTAGGAAAGCTTGCttcttgtttgttgttttgcgtttgaCTTAGGTTTTGCTGATTTGCTGATTActttgctttcgatttgcGTTTTCAATGATTTTAGTTGTATAAAAAATAGTTTCCTCTTCTTGGTGTGTTTTAGTTGTTCCATTCTCTTCTTCTCGGGTTGACTTTGTTTAATTGGATCGATTAATTATTTGTCGAGTTCCACATTCCTGCGCGTCGTCGTGCATTTCCTAGTTTCATTCGTTATTCCATTTCGttctttcggtttccgttttcgagtttctttttctttccgtttcaGTTTCCGTTTTAAATTTTGTACTCATTCCTAAAGTGATGCTTGGCGGCGGTGAGTAGGAAAAAAGAGTGGTTTCCCGAAACGCGgacacgaaccgaaccgattttCGCGAATTTTTGGTGCGAAATTTTGTAACGCTCGACCCGAACCGAATGCACTTTTCTTTCCCTTGTTGCTATTTAACCGGCCGGACGAGGTGACCGGCCTTTGGTGTGTGCTGTAGACGCAGGTGATGACCCTcctcgttgccgtcgtcgtcgtcggaggtTGTCGataaacttttacttttttggtgttgattgGAGGCACTCACGCACTGTTATGTACacaagaaacgaaacacaaacggACACAAAACGCACACCGAAATTGAACCGCTCAACActaacacaccaccaccaccggatgggCCTGTTTCTCACGAACGTGTCACTAAGGCCACTCTACTAACCGGAGGGTGATCCTCAGCGGCTTGTGTTCGTCTCGTTGTCCACTGCCGCCGACGGTGCGCTCCGTCGGCTTGAACGAGACCGTTgacgttttcctttttccttgcttcgttttcgattttttcttcttcttcttcgtcgtcgtcgccgtcctcttcctcttcctcctcttctCCGTCAACTTCTTCTTCACGGCTTTTACGAATGGCGTTGAGCGTCGCTGACGTTAACATCATCACTGGCGCTTTGCTCTAATTGACGGAGGCTCGGTTGTAggaagagagatagagagagacgGACAGAGACAGAGATGGGGAGCGGAAGGGTAGAACAGATGGCCGAACAGGTGAGAGCCGGTGAAGTAGTGAAAAAGGGACGAAAATGGAAAGGCAGCATGGACTTTCGCTGCAACGTCCTACACTTAACGACGAACTGCGAATTTGCGACGAAGGATTTCGAAGGAATAACACGCAACACACTCAACGAACCGAAAATTTCACCAAataggcacacacacacgcaacttAACAATGGCTTCGGTACGCTATTAATTCCGCCGTGCACCGCTCTCTTATCTCTTCACGGCGTTGAAGGACCTTCGACACGGATTCGATTCAGTGACCGCTTTACAGACTCTCGGAGAGTCGTTGTCGGATATCTAGGGCCGTGCAGCTTCACCGGACGCTACCGTGGCCGCACGTGGTCATCGAAAGCTACCGGACGCGGATGGCGTTGTGTGACGGTTGACCGTGCCATGGCTAACTGCGCTGCTCGGCTATCACATCCTTTCGGGCGCACGATCGAACATCATATCACAACCGTATCACTGCACTGTGCATCGTCGCACCACCATTACCGAATTCTTTTCACTGCCGGCACGCGAGGCACTCCTTTTTGCGCATGTTGATCGTGTTGTGCGGAAACTCGTACAGAAAGGTGAACATCAGCACTTGCTTGGGTTTCATCATTTTCAGCAACCACTGGATGCCCCAGCGACAGGCCACGagagttttcatttcattttgcCTGAGaaattcgaatcgaattggGANNNNNNNNNNNNNNNNNNNNNNNNNNNNNNNNNNNNNNNNNNNNNNNNNNNNNNNNNNNNNNNNNNNNNNNNNNNNNNNNNNNNNNNNNNNNNNNNNNNNNNNNNNNNNNNNNNNNNNNNNNNNNNNNNNNNNNNNNNNNNNNNNNNNNNNNNNNNNNNNNNNNNNNNNNNNNNNNNNNNNNNNNNNNNNNNNNNNNNNNNNNNNNNNNNNNNNNNNNNNNNNNNNNNNNNNNNNNNNNNNNNNNNNNNNNNNNNNNNNNNNNNNNNNNNNNNNNNNNNNNNNNNNNNNNNNNNNNNNNNNNNNNNNNNNNNNNNNNNNNNNNNNNNNNNNNNNNNNNNNNNNNNNNNNNNNNNNNNNNNNNNNNNNNNNNNNNNNNNNNNNNNNNNNNNNNNNNNNNNNNNNNNNNNNNNNNNNNNNNNNNNNNNNNNNNNNNNNNNNNNNNNNNNNNNNNNNNNNNNNNNNNNNNNNNNNNNNNNNNNNNNNNNNNNNNNNNNNNNNNGCACATTCAAGACAAACACAGATCACAACTATCTAAAAGGTGTTTTTGCCTACCAATCGACGGAGATGAGCATTGGTCACTCTTACACCCGGTACGTTTAATAGTCCAGAGCCCACTCGTTATCTTGCAGAAACGCGTCGACAACCTCCTTCATGGAGTAATTCGATATCAGCTGATCCTGCGTGAGCTTGACGCGCGTCACCGGATCGAAATGGCCAACACGTTGCAGGTGCTCCTCGATGTCTTTTCGTTCGTACGTCATGCCGGACGGCGTGATCACAGGGTCGACTAGCAGCTCGAAGCTAATCTTACCGCACAGGTAATCAGGTACTTCACGTTTCTGCAGAAAAAGAAAGCTGGTTAGCTGGTTGGTCAAGGAGTGCTTCACAGCACCGGCACGATCATTACCCTTCTTCTATCATCCACTTTAGCAAACATGTTGTTCAACTCAGTCATATGGTTTTCCTGCGCATCGggaagaaattaaaattaaaatgtataACCATCAGAAGGGGTCGAAGGGCTGCTTGTAACTGGACTTTCACAAACAACTCGCACTACTTACGCCTTCCCGTTCGATCTCGCTGGCCTTCTCTTTCACCGTTTCCTCGTTGATTGTGTCGTCTAGCTTCAGTTTGGCCAAACGATTCTCCACATCCTCCGTAATGAGCCTTCAAATGTACAGAGGAACATCTTTGTAAGAGAGCATGTTTCACAAcgggaaaaaacacaacactaACCTGTTCAGATAAGTTTGCAGCTCTATTTCCTGGCATATTCGCTTCTCTTCCTGGATGTTCCAACGCTTTTTGCGCGCGAGCCGAAGCTGCGACGCGATGTCATCGCCAAAGTTTAGCTTTTGCTCCTTTGCCAGATCGTGTGCCCGCTGAAGATGCTTTATCGCTTCGTCGAACGACTCGAGCTCCATCAGGCTGAGGCCGAGGAAAAAGTGTCCCTTTACGAGGTTAGGATCCATGTCGAGCGCACGCCGACAGTCACTGCACGCCGTCTCCCAGCGCTTCATCTTAATATGGCACAGCGCGCGGTTCGTAAAGTATGTGGCATTCGTGGAGTTTTTAATCTGTTATTtcaaaagaatttaaaaaaaagaaaaaaggcacaTAAGTCACACCACGGCAGAACCTTACAGAAGGAGattaatattttgtttaaacTTCTACATGAGTATCGCAGTATTTAGGCTCCAGCATTAAAGTTTTAATCTCTTATTGGCACCAACGGACAAGAgttataaaatgttttaaattctAACGTTCAACAACCGTTACCAAAATGATGTAGCTGATCGAGTTCTCCTGAACTGTTATCAATTTTCTAAACTTCTGAacgaaatatttaattaatctCAGCCAACGGCTTGTTTCAAAAGCATCACGACAATGTTTCCAATAAATTGATCATGTTTATGCAACATGCAACCGACTATTTGCTATAGGAATGAATGCGATTGATATTGCCTCAGTCCATATCAACGATATCAAAGTAGGTGTAAAATTGACGAATTATATTTATACCAGCTAGTAGATGAACCCGTGTCGCGTGACAGAATGTCATTGTGCTTGGTTAACCCGGAAGACGCTACACGAAAGTGGAGCATCATATGACGGTCTATCCCACTGGGATATTAATTGGTATCTAGGGCGCAGGACGTGCAACGGTGCTTAGATATTGTCGTAGgtcatttttcaacattccGGACAAGCCGCCGTAAggaaattctttttttttcatgatATTCCCGAAGATGTTGATGCGAATCCTCAAGAAACTGGATTCTTCTACGTGGGTCCAACAAAACTGGCTTGTAGAAATCTAACGAATGGTTAGAAAGCGGACAGCATTGATTTCGGAAAACACGCCACTCACGCAAACAGTGTGGCACCAGTCCCTAAACCTAAGCGCCTAATCCAATTACTCCGGGAACGGTTTCTGCGTTGGCAGAGGATTATAATGCTTCATtcatgaaacataaataacatCACAAGTTATTATTCGTTCTCCGTGCGTCGTTTCTCTTTGTCATGGATCCAGTCTAGgcttaaatgaaattaaaaatgacaCAAATCCTGGCACTCTTCGATTGGAATGTTCGTCAAGCATTCAAAGACGTTTCGTTGGGTTGCTTTCATACAGCCAAAATACTCCTGCTTTTTTACAAAAAAGTAGCCCATTCTTTACATTGATACGGAGTTGGACATTGGATCCGCGCCGCCGATATCAACAATGCAATTCAACAATCAACACAATGCATAAGCGGACCCTTGCCCGTTGCGCGATCTTTATACGCTCTTGGCTAGATCCACCGTTCCAATGCTTACTGCTGCGGCCATCAGAGTTTCATTTCGGAAATGTGTGGCCCACGCTCAACGTACTGCTGGCATTCCTAATAACAATCTAATTATAACCATTCTCGCCATTCCAACAACCATTCTCGTAATGGCCAGCACGTACCGAACGATACTTCTTGAATGTCGCCCGTTTATCGACCAATTACTCTTTATCAAATGAACGGATGTGGTGGTATTGTGGGGCTTATCTGCTTTGATCTCGGTCAACATAACGTGAACATTGGTGGACATTTGGTTCAAAAAATATGTTGGTCATGATGCCCACCCACTTTGCGGCACCATTTCGTCTgtcaacacacaaacacacgaaagGTGCGTTTTGGGCCAACCAACCATGGTATCGATAAAACGGTAACCTTGAAACGGGTTAAGAGCCTTGCGGAG
It includes:
- the LOC128272641 gene encoding E3 ubiquitin-protein ligase CHIP → MSKHMYTTANLSDVELKDQGNRLFSARKYDDAVNLYTKAIIKNSTNATYFTNRALCHIKMKRWETACSDCRRALDMDPNLVKGHFFLGLSLMELESFDEAIKHLQRAHDLAKEQKLNFGDDIASQLRLARKKRWNIQEEKRICQEIELQTYLNRLITEDVENRLAKLKLDDTINEETVKEKASEIEREGENHMTELNNMFAKVDDRRRKREVPDYLCGKISFELLVDPVITPSGMTYERKDIEEHLQRVGHFDPVTRVKLTQDQLISNYSMKEVVDAFLQDNEWALDY